A single genomic interval of Ictalurus furcatus strain D&B chromosome 20, Billie_1.0, whole genome shotgun sequence harbors:
- the LOC128624516 gene encoding teashirt homolog 1-like produces the protein MARRKQREPRKSAAYLPLVETEAATFEDKQLQHDSLALDEHGRYVFNEKEEEDAKESLRFQDSPNSNGTNPDTGYLSPLSDTSDRIPDFKSISSKEGHEEEEAQSSSDNSVLDNLARTKAICENLISDAAWSSVVMNIKKSRSTTSSAASMMNTSGNYIINRPSNHNQTILNGKAESSSNGCTVSNCNIKASNGAGIVYDWHQAAVAKTLQQTHHHLSPEPSLFSTVQLYRQNHKLYGSVLTGASKFKCRDCSAAYDTLVGLTVHMNDTGHYHDDNQEKEEENNGKHWSKPRKRSLLEMEGKEDAQKVLKCMFCGHSFDSLQDLSVHMIKTKHYQKVPLKEPVPASATKLVPSAKKRFLHDSLISPCSPKSCSSRVASVVQMKGTVNPYVTPNNRYGYQNGASYTWQFEERKAQILKCMECGSSHDTLQQLTAHMMVTGHFLKVTNTALKKGKQLVFDQSMEENIQSIPLPPTTAILKLRSVSPALSSGSEAKKEIEEVSEPVEKKIKEEMEEVSMDSTSYKYLREEDLEETAKGGMDILKSLESTVCSAINKAQTGTPTWGGYSSIHAAYQLQGAAKSSILPPVVQSVQAVINSNFQSLESDPGSLIYISPRQSLPLSLRNNVSTMEELLDKVSGKSLVKEEREERMGSADAAKSTSPLLRENKVSVDTKANGGMCKQEPMEMLLETQNKNHSLELGKAPIDNDHSLGMFNDDSFERPFISPLNSLQLVVNTHLPKASKVFSSSSDPLSVLYKISNRVVDKTAHHSASEKQYGMPDTDFYKDSDQPIDLRKCKSSTGSINKESVINTSSLKVINNKSNGSRPHHPGLPLSDPLNQRENALMDISDMVKSLTSQLTPKSSTPPCLLAKSDTDGSSCEDPLENFSPVQKQNGRQSNWNPQHLLILQAEFASSLRQTPEGCYIVTDLCPHERVKICKFTGLLMTTVSHWLANVKYQLRRTGGTKFLKNLDSRNPLFLCGECDSKFRTPSAYVNHLESHLGFSLKEMSKMSPR, from the exons ATGGCGaggagaaaacagagagaaccCAGGAAATCTGCAG ctTATCTTCCCCTGGTCGAGACTGAAGCAGCCACTTTCGAAGACAAGCAACTTCAACATGACAGTCTCGCGTTGGACGAGCATGGACGATACGTATTCaatgagaaagaggaagaggatgCAAAAGAGTCGCTGAGATTCCAGGACTCCCCTAACAGTAATGGCACCAACCCAGATACTGGCTATCTATCCCCACTCAGTGACACCAGTGATCGGATCCCTGATTTTAAGAGCATTTCTTCGAAAGAAGGACACGAAGAGGAAGAAGCACAGAGCAGCTCGGACAACAGCGTTCTGGATAACCTAGCTCGGACAAAAGCCATCTGTGAGAACCTGATCTCTGATGCCGCTTGGTCCAGTGTTGTGATGAATATCAAGAAAAGCAGGTCAACTACATCCAGTGCAGCTAGCATGATGAATACCAGTGGCAATTACATAATTAACAGACCAAGCAATCACAATCAAACGATCCTTAACGGAAAGGCAGAAAGCAGTTCAAATGGCTGCACAGTTAGTAATTGCAACATTAAGGCTTCGAACGGTGCCGGTATAGTTTACGACTGGCATCAGGCTGCTGTAGCCAAAACACTCCAACAAACTCATCACCACTTATCACCAGAGCCAAGCCTGTTCAGCACGGTTCAGCTGTACCGGCAAAATCACAAACTCTACGGCTCCGTTTTGACTGGTGCTAGCAAGTTCAAGTGCAGGGACTGCAGTGCTGCATATGATACACTAGTAGGTCTTACAGTTCACATGAACGATACTGGTCATTACCATGATGACAACcaagagaaagaagaggagaataATGGCAAACACTGGTCGAAGCCCCGCAAGCGTTCATTGTTGGAGATGGAGGGCAAAGAGGATGCCCAGAAAGTACTGAAATGCATGTTCTGCGGCCACTCCTTTGATTCTTTACAGGACTTGAGTGTCCACATGATTAAGACTAAGCATTACCAAAAAGTGCCTCTTAAAGAGCCTGTGCCAGCCTCGGCCACCAAACTGGTGCCATCAGCCAAAAAAAGATTCCTTCATGATTCCCTAATTTCCCCTTGCTCCCCAAAGTCATGTTCCAGCAGAGTGGCTTCAGTGGTTCAGATGAAGGGCACTGTTAATCCTTACGTTACACCAAACAACCGCTACGGCTACCAGAACGGTGCAAGCTACACTTGGCAGTTTGAGGAACGCAAAGCGCAAATTCTCAAGTGCATGGAGTGTGGGAGCTCCCATGATACACTGCAGCAACTCACAGCCCACATGATGGTCACAGGTCACTTCCTGAAGGTCACAAACACTGCACTGAAGAAGGGAAAGCAGCTAGTGTTTGATCAAagtatggaggaaaacatacaGTCAATTCCATTACCTCCTACAACTGCTATTCTAAAACTCAGGTCAGTGTCCCCTGCACTGTCTTCTGGTTCAGAGGCCAAGAAGGAGATAGAGGAGGTTAGTGAGCCtgtagagaaaaaaatcaaggaggAGATGGAAGAGGTCAGTATGGATTCCACATCATACAAGTACCTTAGAGAGGAAGACCTTGAGGAGACTGCTAAAGGAGGGATGGACATTCTGAAGTCTCTGGAGAGCACAGTGTGCAGTGCCATCAATAAGGCTCAGACAGGTACGCCCACCTGGGGAGGATACTCCAGCATCCATGCCGCTTATCAACTTCAGGGAGCTGCAAAGTCATCTATACTTCCTCCAGTGGTTCAAAGTGTGCAGGCAGTCATCAACAGCAACTTTCAATCACTCGAATCTGATCCTGGATCACTAATTTATATTTCCCCCAGACAGTCATTGCCCTTGTCCCTCAGGAACAATGTATCTACCATGGAGGAGCTGCTGGACAAGGTCTCAGGAAAGTCCCTGGTTaaggaagagagggaagaaagGATGGGGAGTGCAGATGCAGCCAAATCAACATCACCATTACTGAGAGAAAACAAAGTTAGTGTTGATACAAAGGCAAATGGAGGTATGTGTAAACAGGAACCTATGGAGATGTTACTAGAAACCCAGAATAAGAACCATAGTTTAGAATTAGGCAAAGCACCCATCGATAATGACCACAGTTTAGGGATGTTTAATGATGATTCATTTGAGAGGCCTTTTATCAGCCCTCTTAATTCACTACAGTTAGTGGTGAACACACACCTTCCCAAAGCCTCCAAGGTGTTCAGCTCGTCCTCTGATCCACTCTCAGTGTTATACAAGATCAGCAACAGGGTGGTAGACAAAACTGCCCACCATTCAGCATCTGAAAAGCAATATGGGATGCCTGACACAGATTTCTACAAGGACAGTGACCAGCCTATAGATCTGAGAAAATGCAAAAGCAGTACTGGCAGCATCAATAAAGAAAGCGTTATCAACACCAGCAGCCTCAAGGTAATAAACAACAAATCTAATGGAAGCCGGCCTCATCACCCAGGCTTACCTCTCTCAGATCCTCTAAACCAACGGGAAAACGCCCTCATGGACATCTCAGACATGGTAAAGAGCCTCACTAGCCAGCTCACTCCCAAGTCCTCCACTCCACCATGCCTTTTAGCAAAATCTGACACGGATGGGAGTTCATGCGAGGATCCATTGGAGAACTTTTCTCCCGTGCAGAAGCAAAACGGTCGTCAGTCCAACTGGAACCCTCAGCACCTTCTCATTCTTCAGGCTGAGTTTGCTTCAAGCCTGAGACAGACACCAGAAGGTTGCTACATCGTAACGGACCTCTGTCCTCATGAACGTGTGAAAATCTGCAAGTTCACAGGTCTCTTAATGACCACTGTCTCACACTGGCTTGCTAATGTGAAGTACCAGCTGCGTAGGACAGGAGGGACCAAGTTTCTGAAGAACCTGGACTCCAGGAATCCATTGTTTCTTTGTGGAGAGTGTGATTCAAAATTCAGGACTCCTTCCGCTTACGTTAACCATCTGGAGTCTCACCTCGGCTTTAGCCTCAAGGAAATGTCCAAGATGTCTCCGAGGTGA